Within the Natranaerobius trueperi genome, the region TCAGGGGGAGTAACGACTAAAGGTTCTAGGACAAAACACGCTTTTAAGTTAACAGAAATAGAAAAAGCAACACAAAGAGGGGGGGGAACCATACTAAATTTTGATGAAGTAGGAGCTGTAAAAGTGGCGACTGAAAATTTTAATGAAATTTATATAGCTAAATCTATATATGAAGCTGATATTATAATTTCACTACCAAAATTCAAAACACATGGACTTACGTATTTTACTGGAGCTATTAAAAACATGTATGGTGTAATTCCTGGAACTAAAAAAAGAGAATATCATAGACTCTATCCAGATGTTTGGGAATTTTCAAAACTACTTGCTGATTTATACTGGGAAACTAAGCCTGATTTAAATATAATGGACGGTATATGGGCAATGGAGGGAAATGGACCTTCAGCAGGAAAAAGAAAAGATCTAGGATTACTGTTAGCGAGCGATGATGGTGTAGCTTTAGATGAAATCGCTAGTCATATAATAGGGTTTAAACCAAAGCAAGTGAAGGCTATTAAAATAGCACATGAAAATGGATATGGACAAGGAGATATTAATAATATTGAGTTAAACAAAACAGTTAATAAATTTAAACCAGATAACTTTAAACATCCCTCAACTAGTTATGTAGAAATGGTTCCTTCTGGGTTAATACGAACACTGATGGGGCAATTAGGTACGATACCTGAAATAAACCAATCAAAATGTAGTAAGTGTGGTCTATGTCATCAGAACTGTCCTGTTGATGCAATAGAAATTAGTAAACAAGGACAGTTTAAGGTCAAGGGGCAAGCTTGTATTGAGTGTCTTTGTTGTCATGAACTTTGTCCAATACATGCAGTTAAACTATCTTCTAAAGGAGTTTTGGGAAGAATCTATTCTAAATTT harbors:
- a CDS encoding DUF362 domain-containing protein, translated to MSINKAKVSICGNIFDYNLKIVRSGLEEVLDYIGGLSNYINTGDTVLLKVNMLSPKKPVEAVTTHPNIVQVMCEMIRELGAYPVVGDSSGGVTTKGSRTKHAFKLTEIEKATQRGGGTILNFDEVGAVKVATENFNEIYIAKSIYEADIIISLPKFKTHGLTYFTGAIKNMYGVIPGTKKREYHRLYPDVWEFSKLLADLYWETKPDLNIMDGIWAMEGNGPSAGKRKDLGLLLASDDGVALDEIASHIIGFKPKQVKAIKIAHENGYGQGDINNIELNKTVNKFKPDNFKHPSTSYVEMVPSGLIRTLMGQLGTIPEINQSKCSKCGLCHQNCPVDAIEISKQGQFKVKGQACIECLCCHELCPIHAVKLSSKGVLGRIYSKFKRT